In Cryptomeria japonica chromosome 5, Sugi_1.0, whole genome shotgun sequence, the genomic window TGCATTCTTTAACACAATCGTTTGCATTCAAGAAACATTTCAATTGGATCTCTAAGAAGAATACATTCGCATCAAAAACCACATCGTAAAATATTTGCATACttctttgttgtttgtcaatattTGCCATGGTTCTAAAGATGGTCATTTCCAAAAATAAATATAATACCCATGAGACCTAAGATATATTCATGCATATAGTACTCGCCTAAATCTACATAATTGAACTAAGAAATTGTCGCAATTTAACATAAGACACTAAATGACACAAAAATGAACTTATTTTGGGTGTAAAAGGAAGATGTGTACTTTATCACATCACTTTGAGTTGACAAAAAGATGCTAGAGACTTTGATAGAAGATAATTTTAAAATGCATTTCTTTAAATGATGGATTGAGTAAAAGTTTGCAAATTAATTGCGATCTTCTTGTCATGAATGAAATAAGTGGTGTATAATCTTGTGAACTTTTTTAGTTAATATTTACAAATCATTTTAATAGATTGActaaataaagtcactttaatatattgattaaattaaattttacacaatAAGAATCAGTCTTTCTATTATGGATGGAATAAGTGGTGTACCACAAGgcgtaaatttaaaaaaaataaaattggttaGAGTTATTCCAAACCATTTTAATATATTGATTGAATAAAACCACTTTAACATATTTATTAGATAAAACTTGCATAATAATAGTGGTCTTTTGTAGCATGGATGATGTAAGTAGCGTAACACATGATacaaatttatttcaaaaaattttaattagtaaaattattttaatagatttattaaataAAACCACTTAAACACATTGgctaaataattatttgcataatAAGAATGAACCTTCTTGTCACAAATGAAATAAGTGATCCACATAAAGTAAATTTGTTCCAAATATTTTAACAAGCACCCACCCATTCGTTTTAACAAATTGATAGATTAAACCCAATTTAATATATTGACTTGATATATATTAGCATAATACTATTCATTGCGATGGATGAAATAAATGTTAATGGGGTCATGTGGAACTCCAATACTTCCTATTCTTTTGTGTTCAAAGTCTATGTTGGGTTCTCTTTCGTCAATTTAAGTGTGGACACGGTACTCATTGGTGAAAAATGGTAGGCCACGCACATCACTCACTTTTCCGTCTAATCTTTTAAATATCTGGAACGAACGAGTTTTTAGGCTATATGCTAGGTCTTCCCTTCCGCAATCAGTGGAAGTCACAGTAATCCGAAAATCCAAATTTTTCTTTCAATCTGTAACGCCTACGAATTTCTAGGGATTTTCCTTTTCCTTATAGAGGAAAGCCAAAGAGTGGGCTACTTTCATGCTGCTTCGGAAGGACATTGCCCCAGAACAAAAAAGGAGAAAGATAATTATGTCTCGCATGAAAGGTTTGGATATCCTCCTCTACCATTTTATGTTTTTTAACTTTTTATCTCATGGTCTCCATGGATGTCCTCCCCAAGAATTGAAAGCTCTTTTGACTATAAGGAATACTATAAGCGACTCCAGTGGAGAGCTTAACTCCTGGGAGGGAAATGATTGTTGTACATGGAGAGGTGTCCATTGTGATAAAGTGGAGATGGGCAAGCCGGTCTACAAGTTGGATATCCGTGGGTTTGGGCTTTCCGGAAATATGAGTTCAAGCTTGCTTGAACTGAAACATCTCAAGCATTTGGATTTGGGGGGTAATAATTTGAGTTGGGTAAGTCCGATGCCTGCAGGCTTGGGTTCTTTAACAAACATAACATATCTTTCCTTGAATGGGTTAAGTCTGCAGGGCTCTAAAATAAGCCCAGTTATCGGAAGTCTCACAAAGCTTAACCATCTGGAGCTGTCCAATTGTGGTCTGCAAGGTTTTACTGTGCTTAATTTTTTGGTCAATTTTCTTTCCCTACGTTTTCTGGACCTAAGTCGCAATGTAGTGTCTGGATCAATACCTAGTTGGGTAGGAAATATGAGCAAGTTAGCCTCACTCGATCTCAGTTACAACCATTTGAATGGTTCTATACCTAGTTGTCTGGGAAATATGAACAAATTAGCCTCACTCGATCTCAGTGACAACCGTTTGAATGGTTCTATACCTGCTGGCTTAACAAAACTTCATTTCCTCACATACCTTGACCTTTCCCTGAACAAAATCGATGGAATCATTCCCAAGACTCTTGGAAATCTCATCAATCTTGAATATTTAGACCTTTCCAACAACATTTTGAGAGGTAATATACCTTCTCTAGCCCATATGAATACTAATGCTGGAAGTCTTTCCTATTTAGACCTTGGATGCAACCAATTAGAAGGCATAATACCACCTAGCTTGGGTTTCCTTATAAATCTTTATTACATAGATCTTAGTTGCAACAATCTTAGCGGTGAAATCCCTCCCTCTGTTGGAAATCTCTCTGCTCTTGTCAGCTTAGGATTACGAGATAATCATTTGAGTGGAAGCCTTCCCCTGTCATTTTCTCATCTGTCTTCCCTCACGTGTCTCGATGTGAGAAACAATGTGTGGAATGGAACTTTTGATCCTTCACTTAAGTTACCGTCCTCTCTTCAGACTTTAGTCCTTACAAATAACAGCATGGTCGGAATAATTTCAGAAGTTCAGTTTCAGAACACTTTCAAGTTAGAAGCACTTGGTTTGAGTGACAACAGATTGAGTTTAAACTTTAGCTCAACCTGGATCCCCCCATTCCAGCTTTTAGAGCTATCTTTGAGAAGATGTAAAATTGGAGGCCCAATCCCAAGTTGGATTTCAACGCAATATTGGCTTCGCACGTTGGACCTGTCAGAAACCGAACTTGTAggaagtcttccttcttggctatgGAGTTTTTCATCAGACTTGACAGTTCTAATCCTGTCGTATAATCATTTGGAAGGTCCTTTCTCTCCTACTTTTGTTAGGATAGAGCTATTGGATCTCTCTAGCAATGAGTTGAGTGGGCATCTGTTGACAAATATTGATGATTGTTTCTTGTATGTAAGAAGTTTGTACCTTGAAGACAACAAACTGGAAGGGAAAATCCCAGCTTCATTGGGCAACTTAAGTTCTCTGTATTCGCTGGACTTGTCAGGGAACTTGTTCACAGGCAGTATCCCTGCTAGTTTGGGTGATTTGGATTCTCTAGAGGTGCTGAATTTGGGAAACAATCATTTGAATGGAGAGATTCCTGGCAACCTTGGCAGTCTGTCAATGCTCCTCATATTCAATATTGCAAATAATCATTTGAAGGGTAAGATCCCTGATGAGCTGGGTAATATGACACACCTTTACTCTTTCCGCATCCAAATGAACAATGTACAAGGGCTTCTTCCGCTTTCTCTAAcaaaactttcaaatttacaaGTTCTGGATATGGGAGAAAACAATTTGGCAGGGGACATGCCAGATTGGATTGCTAATTTATCAAGTCTGCGAGTTCTGGGGATGAGACAGAACAAATTCGAGGGCGAACTCCCTCCGCAGATCGGTAAAATGCCTTGGATTCAGATCGTAGACCTTTCTTCAAATCTGTTGTGTGGTGAAATCCCGGAAAGCTACTTCAACTTTTCAGCCATGAAAAATGAACAGCAAATAGACTTCCAGATTGCAGTTGGAGAAGATTCCTATGCGCAAGACAAGTATTACAAGGATGATTTATATATAAGTTTCAAGGGCAAAGACAGGCACATTGAATACATTGTTTCTAGCTTCACATGCgttgatttgtcacagaacagaTTAAGGGGCCATCTTCCACCTGCAATTGGAAATCTTCAAGGCTTGATGTTTCTCAATCTCTCCAGGAACACTCTCAGCGGACCAATTCCAGACACTCTGGGAAATTTAAGTCAGTTGGAATCCCTGGACCTTTCTCTGAACAATTTTACAGGACAGATTCCATTCCAGATTGGTCTTTTAGATTATTTGGGATATTTGAATCTTTCTTACAACAATCTCTCGGGAAGGATACCATTAGAAGGACGTCATATGGATACATTTGACAATTCATCATTCTTAGGAAATCCAAATTTGTGGGGATGCCCTCTCGAAAGGAAGTGTTCTCACCCTCATCCAAAACTCTCTTCTCCTCCCATCATGGATGttaagaaagagaaagaaaaagcaTTTCAATGGTATGAGATGAGTGTTGGACTGTCAGTTGGAATGGGATTTTCTACTGTGGTGATGGTGCTTGCATTAAACGAGAGCTGGAGGAATAAATGCTTTGAACTGATGGACACCGCTGTAGCATTTCTCTTTACGAAGCTTTTCAATCGGCGAAGGTAATGTTTACTGGCTTTCTGGTGTGATAGCTTTTATGTCCTCTTCTTTTCTAAATAATTAGAGTAAGCCTTAAACATATTGTACAACAGTTTTCGTTGTACTACTGCTTTGTCGTTCAACTCATAATCAGCACACTAGCAGAGATAGCAGT contains:
- the LOC131028469 gene encoding leucine-rich repeat receptor protein kinase EMS1, producing MLLRKDIAPEQKRRKIIMSRMKGLDILLYHFMFFNFLSHGLHGCPPQELKALLTIRNTISDSSGELNSWEGNDCCTWRGVHCDKVEMGKPVYKLDIRGFGLSGNMSSSLLELKHLKHLDLGGNNLSWVSPMPAGLGSLTNITYLSLNGLSLQGSKISPVIGSLTKLNHLELSNCGLQGFTVLNFLVNFLSLRFLDLSRNVVSGSIPSWVGNMSKLASLDLSYNHLNGSIPSCLGNMNKLASLDLSDNRLNGSIPAGLTKLHFLTYLDLSLNKIDGIIPKTLGNLINLEYLDLSNNILRGNIPSLAHMNTNAGSLSYLDLGCNQLEGIIPPSLGFLINLYYIDLSCNNLSGEIPPSVGNLSALVSLGLRDNHLSGSLPLSFSHLSSLTCLDVRNNVWNGTFDPSLKLPSSLQTLVLTNNSMVGIISEVQFQNTFKLEALGLSDNRLSLNFSSTWIPPFQLLELSLRRCKIGGPIPSWISTQYWLRTLDLSETELVGSLPSWLWSFSSDLTVLILSYNHLEGPFSPTFVRIELLDLSSNELSGHLLTNIDDCFLYVRSLYLEDNKLEGKIPASLGNLSSLYSLDLSGNLFTGSIPASLGDLDSLEVLNLGNNHLNGEIPGNLGSLSMLLIFNIANNHLKGKIPDELGNMTHLYSFRIQMNNVQGLLPLSLTKLSNLQVLDMGENNLAGDMPDWIANLSSLRVLGMRQNKFEGELPPQIGKMPWIQIVDLSSNLLCGEIPESYFNFSAMKNEQQIDFQIAVGEDSYAQDKYYKDDLYISFKGKDRHIEYIVSSFTCVDLSQNRLRGHLPPAIGNLQGLMFLNLSRNTLSGPIPDTLGNLSQLESLDLSLNNFTGQIPFQIGLLDYLGYLNLSYNNLSGRIPLEGRHMDTFDNSSFLGNPNLWGCPLERKCSHPHPKLSSPPIMDVKKEKEKAFQWYEMSVGLSVGMGFSTVVMVLALNESWRNKCFELMDTAVAFLFTKLFNRRR